One genomic region from Gemmobacter aquarius encodes:
- a CDS encoding MerR family transcriptional regulator, which translates to MEKSADAFRTISEVAEQLDTPAHVLRFWESRFPQVRPVKRAGGRRYYRPADVALLAGIKRLLHDEGVTIRGVQKILREQGVRHVATLGGLTALPQPEADIEAVLARALGPATDPEPVAEVAEVQTAQVISLEAALARAEGRSAQIPLDLGAVEEDAPEAPFVEADEAPLPEPVMLHGPDRGAIAGQDAPREDDGSTAAGNTASDRYDESGDDTADESPDEPGHTLESHGESSVMMRLRMVAPQDVAHRSAELAALRERMLDLRARLAKGVRRRSR; encoded by the coding sequence ATGGAAAAGTCAGCCGACGCCTTCCGCACCATCAGCGAGGTGGCCGAGCAACTCGACACGCCCGCCCATGTGCTGCGGTTCTGGGAAAGCCGGTTTCCGCAGGTCCGGCCGGTGAAACGGGCGGGCGGACGGCGGTATTACCGGCCCGCCGATGTGGCCCTGCTCGCGGGGATCAAGCGGCTTTTGCATGACGAAGGGGTCACGATCCGTGGCGTTCAGAAGATCTTGCGCGAACAGGGCGTCCGGCATGTTGCGACACTGGGCGGCTTGACCGCCCTGCCCCAGCCCGAGGCTGATATCGAAGCCGTGCTTGCGCGCGCGCTCGGCCCTGCGACAGACCCCGAACCGGTGGCCGAGGTGGCCGAAGTTCAGACCGCACAGGTGATTTCGCTGGAAGCGGCCCTTGCCCGCGCCGAGGGGCGGTCGGCGCAGATTCCGCTCGATCTGGGGGCCGTAGAGGAAGATGCGCCCGAAGCCCCCTTTGTCGAAGCCGACGAAGCCCCCCTGCCCGAACCGGTGATGCTGCATGGCCCCGATCGTGGCGCAATTGCCGGCCAAGACGCCCCGCGAGAAGATGACGGCAGCACTGCAGCCGGAAACACGGCATCGGACCGCTATGACGAATCGGGCGATGACACCGCAGACGAGTCACCTGACGAACCGGGCCATACCCTTGAAAGTCATGGCGAAAGCAGCGTCATGATGCGGCTCCGCATGGTCGCCCCGCAGGATGTGGCCCATCGCAGCGCCGAGCTTGCCGCCCTGCGCGAGCGGATGCTCGACCTGCGGGCACGGCTTGCAAAGGGCGTACGCCGCAGGTCGCGGTGA
- the ihfA gene encoding integration host factor subunit alpha has protein sequence MSEKTLTRMDLSEAVFREVGLSRNESAALVESVLQHMSEALASGDTVKISSFGTFSVRDKTARVGRNPKTGDEVPISPRRVLSFRPSHLMKDRVAAGSKK, from the coding sequence ATGAGCGAGAAGACTCTGACGCGGATGGATCTGAGCGAAGCGGTGTTCCGCGAGGTCGGTCTGTCGCGCAACGAAAGTGCGGCGCTGGTGGAAAGCGTGCTGCAACACATGTCCGAGGCACTGGCTTCGGGCGACACGGTCAAGATTTCCTCGTTCGGCACCTTTTCGGTGCGTGACAAGACGGCCCGGGTCGGCCGCAACCCCAAGACGGGGGACGAGGTGCCGATCAGCCCGCGCCGCGTGCTGAGCTTTCGCCCGTCGCATCTGATGAAGGACCGGGTGGCAGCCGGGTCGAAGAAGTAA
- a CDS encoding beta-ketoacyl-ACP synthase III has protein sequence MTIRAVVAGVGHYLPERLVPNSELESLVETTDEWIRSRSGIERRHFAAEGQTTSDLGTRAAQAALADAGLVADDIDAIILATSTADLTFPSAATMIQANIGMTRGFAFDVQAVCAGFVFAMANANALILSGQAERVLVIGAETFSKLMDWSDRSTCVLFGDGAGAVVLEKAVGDGTTADRGILATDLHSDGRQKDILYVDGGVSTGTTGHLRMQGKEVFRHAVEKLAETAHAALDKIGLTGGDVDWIVPHQANIRIIEGTAKRMQVPMDRVVVTVQDHGNTSAASIPLALSVGKQRGQIKRGDLLVTEAIGGGLAWGSVVIRW, from the coding sequence ATGACGATACGCGCCGTTGTCGCAGGCGTCGGGCATTATCTGCCCGAAAGGCTGGTTCCGAATTCCGAACTGGAATCACTGGTCGAAACCACCGACGAATGGATCCGGTCGCGGTCGGGAATCGAGCGGCGGCATTTCGCAGCCGAAGGCCAGACGACATCCGACCTCGGCACACGGGCGGCGCAGGCGGCTTTGGCGGATGCGGGGCTGGTGGCCGACGATATCGACGCGATCATCCTTGCCACCTCGACCGCCGACCTGACGTTTCCTTCGGCGGCCACGATGATTCAGGCCAATATCGGCATGACGCGGGGTTTTGCCTTTGACGTGCAGGCGGTTTGCGCCGGATTCGTTTTCGCCATGGCCAATGCGAATGCGCTGATCCTGTCGGGTCAGGCGGAACGGGTGCTGGTGATCGGCGCCGAAACCTTCTCGAAGCTGATGGATTGGAGCGACCGTTCCACCTGCGTGCTGTTCGGTGACGGGGCCGGTGCGGTTGTGCTGGAAAAGGCTGTCGGAGACGGCACGACCGCAGACCGCGGCATTCTTGCGACCGACCTGCATTCCGACGGACGGCAAAAGGACATCCTTTACGTCGATGGTGGCGTGTCGACCGGCACGACCGGGCACTTGCGGATGCAGGGCAAGGAAGTTTTCCGCCATGCCGTTGAAAAGCTTGCAGAAACTGCCCATGCCGCGCTCGACAAGATCGGGCTTACGGGGGGCGATGTCGACTGGATCGTGCCGCATCAGGCCAATATCCGCATCATCGAAGGCACCGCAAAACGCATGCAGGTGCCGATGGACCGCGTGGTTGTGACGGTGCAGGACCACGGCAACACGTCAGCCGCATCGATCCCGCTGGCGCTTTCGGTGGGCAAGCAGCGTGGCCAGATCAAGCGCGGCGATCTGTTGGTAACCGAAGCCATCGGTGGCGGACTGGCCTGGGGATCGGTCGTTATCCGCTGGTAA
- the plsX gene encoding phosphate acyltransferase PlsX, with product MANGHLPETDTAAQMASIVISVDAMGGDRGPAAVVAGLVLSVAAFPKIAFLLHGNESELGPMIAREPALAGRVTLCHAARVVTMHDKPAQVMRNGEGTSMWSTIESVKRGDATVAVSCGNTGALMAVSMIRLRRLPGIKRPAIASFWPSRNPTGFNVMLDMGADIKADTDDLVQYATMGASYARNGLKLARPRVGLLNVGTEEHKGGAELKEAHDRLVAFQHTGDFEYVGFVEGSDIPSDRVDVIVTDGFTGNIALKTGEGVAKLVADFLRQEFNASLWSKLAAIMALGTLKRLQKRIDPRRANGGVFLGLNGTVVKSHGSADATGVAAAIRLAYQLAESGFLERLAARVASAEQAGQDAAAKGAPAGAEGGTTE from the coding sequence ATGGCCAACGGACACCTTCCGGAAACCGATACTGCGGCGCAGATGGCTTCTATTGTCATTTCGGTCGATGCCATGGGCGGAGATCGCGGACCGGCAGCGGTGGTTGCCGGTCTTGTTCTGTCTGTTGCGGCCTTTCCCAAGATTGCCTTCCTTTTGCATGGCAACGAGTCCGAACTTGGCCCGATGATCGCGCGCGAACCTGCCTTGGCGGGTCGTGTGACGTTGTGCCATGCCGCGCGCGTTGTGACGATGCACGACAAGCCCGCGCAGGTGATGCGCAACGGCGAAGGCACGTCGATGTGGTCGACCATCGAAAGCGTCAAGCGCGGCGATGCGACCGTGGCGGTGTCTTGCGGCAATACCGGCGCGCTCATGGCGGTTTCGATGATCCGGCTGCGCCGTCTGCCGGGCATCAAACGCCCGGCGATCGCCAGTTTCTGGCCCAGCCGCAACCCCACGGGCTTTAATGTCATGCTCGACATGGGGGCCGACATAAAGGCCGACACCGACGATCTGGTGCAATACGCAACGATGGGGGCAAGCTATGCCCGCAACGGGCTGAAACTGGCCCGCCCGCGCGTGGGATTGCTGAACGTCGGCACCGAAGAACATAAAGGCGGCGCCGAGTTGAAAGAGGCGCATGACCGGCTGGTCGCGTTCCAGCACACCGGCGATTTCGAATATGTCGGCTTTGTCGAAGGCAGCGATATTCCGTCGGACCGGGTCGATGTGATCGTGACCGACGGCTTTACAGGCAATATCGCGCTGAAAACCGGCGAGGGCGTGGCCAAACTTGTGGCCGATTTCCTGCGGCAGGAGTTCAACGCCTCGCTCTGGTCGAAGCTGGCGGCGATTATGGCACTGGGAACCCTGAAACGGCTGCAAAAGCGGATCGATCCGCGCCGCGCCAATGGCGGGGTGTTCCTTGGCCTGAACGGCACGGTGGTGAAATCGCACGGTTCGGCCGATGCGACGGGCGTGGCGGCAGCGATCCGGCTGGCCTATCAACTGGCCGAGTCGGGCTTTCTGGAACGGTTGGCGGCGCGGGTTGCGTCGGCCGAACAGGCGGGGCAGGATGCCGCCGCAAAGGGCGCCCCTGCGGGGGCAGAGGGCGGGACCACCGAATGA
- the rpmF gene encoding 50S ribosomal protein L32 — protein MAVPQNRVTRSRRNMRRSHDSLVAGNPQECSNCGDLKRPHHVCPACGHYDAREIVAVTKDVDLDEDAA, from the coding sequence ATGGCTGTCCCTCAGAACCGAGTCACCCGTTCGCGCCGCAACATGCGCCGCTCGCACGACTCTTTGGTCGCCGGCAATCCGCAGGAATGCTCGAACTGTGGCGATCTGAAGCGCCCGCACCACGTTTGCCCGGCGTGCGGTCATTACGATGCCCGCGAAATCGTCGCCGTGACGAAAGACGTCGATCTGGACGAGGACGCGGCGTAA
- a CDS encoding YceD family protein, whose translation MTDAAQTPAPALSHPLRVAALPNRKPTRFDLRPDAAVRAAMAVELGINAIPAFRFRGELRAAGRSNFTLEAEMEATVDQPCSITLVPVVTPLRDAVKRHYDADFIYPDAEEAEMPEDDTKEPLPEVIDLGLVAMEALALALPLYPRAPGVELGEAVFTAPGAAPLRDEDLRPFAGLAALKDRLGGGDTDA comes from the coding sequence ATGACAGACGCAGCACAGACACCGGCCCCCGCGCTGTCGCATCCCTTGCGCGTGGCGGCCCTGCCGAACCGCAAGCCGACGCGGTTCGATCTGCGCCCCGATGCGGCGGTGCGGGCGGCGATGGCGGTGGAACTGGGGATAAACGCCATCCCCGCGTTTCGTTTCCGGGGCGAGTTGCGGGCCGCAGGGCGCAGCAACTTCACGCTCGAAGCCGAGATGGAGGCGACGGTAGACCAGCCCTGTTCGATCACGCTGGTCCCCGTGGTGACACCGCTGCGCGATGCGGTGAAGCGCCATTACGATGCCGATTTCATCTATCCCGACGCCGAAGAGGCCGAGATGCCCGAAGATGACACCAAAGAACCCCTGCCCGAGGTGATCGACCTTGGGCTTGTGGCGATGGAGGCGCTGGCGCTGGCGCTGCCGCTTTATCCGCGTGCGCCGGGCGTGGAACTGGGCGAGGCGGTCTTCACCGCCCCCGGTGCAGCACCCTTGCGCGACGAGGATCTTCGCCCCTTTGCCGGTCTGGCGGCGTTGAAGGACCGTCTTGGCGGCGGCGACACCGATGCGTGA
- a CDS encoding outer membrane protein assembly factor BamE, with amino-acid sequence MGFNSAKRGLRVALVGLVLVVVTACTTLYRNHGYVPTDEELAAVSIGDTRDQVDAKIGRPTTSGLLNDVGWFYVQSRFSYRGAFEPKEIDRQVVAVTFTESGTVANVERFGLERGKVVPLSRRVTESNIKGIGFISQLLGSFGRIGPGIIGAQ; translated from the coding sequence ATGGGTTTCAATTCGGCAAAGCGGGGCCTGCGGGTCGCACTGGTCGGCCTTGTGCTGGTTGTCGTAACCGCCTGCACCACGCTTTACCGCAACCACGGCTACGTTCCGACCGACGAGGAGCTTGCCGCCGTCAGCATCGGCGACACCCGCGATCAGGTCGACGCAAAGATCGGCCGCCCCACAACTTCGGGCCTGCTGAACGATGTGGGCTGGTTCTACGTGCAAAGTCGTTTCTCCTATCGCGGCGCTTTCGAGCCGAAAGAGATCGACCGTCAGGTCGTGGCCGTGACCTTTACGGAAAGCGGCACCGTCGCGAATGTCGAGCGATTCGGGCTGGAACGCGGCAAGGTCGTGCCTTTGTCGCGCCGTGTCACCGAATCCAACATCAAGGGCATCGGGTTCATCAGCCAGCTTCTGGGCAGTTTCGGTCGCATCGGGCCGGGCATCATCGGCGCTCAATAA
- a CDS encoding AI-2E family transporter has translation MTRSQVSLTVLGIATLVLLIVAPTVLFVLVAAVLLALFLRGGGSLLSRHLPVGDKAAVGLFILALLVTMVALSLAFAPAISDQIDELSTKLPEAFQSLRQRIESVGWLNRALDAVVPSELPGGTAASTVSTGLASGLAAIGGFVVLGFVGLYAALDPQLYRNGLVSLLSPEIRPRANQVLDELAQTLRGWILARLFSMAVVGVLTTLGLWAAGIPLAPALGFISALLGFIPNLGPVLAAVPAMMLAAVQGGHSVAIVAGIYIAVQTIETYGLTPIVEQKQVSLPPALVLGAQLLMGSLYGVFGLAIASPLAAITLVLLREVYVGDYLEGGA, from the coding sequence ATGACCCGCTCGCAGGTTTCCTTGACGGTGTTGGGTATTGCAACGCTTGTCCTGCTTATCGTCGCGCCGACGGTCCTGTTTGTGCTGGTCGCAGCCGTGCTGCTTGCGCTTTTCCTGCGCGGGGGCGGCAGCTTGCTTTCGCGTCATCTGCCGGTCGGTGACAAGGCGGCTGTCGGTCTGTTCATCCTTGCCCTGCTTGTGACCATGGTTGCCCTGTCGCTGGCCTTTGCCCCCGCCATTTCCGACCAGATCGACGAGCTGTCCACCAAACTGCCCGAGGCGTTCCAATCGCTGCGCCAACGCATCGAATCCGTGGGCTGGCTGAACCGGGCGCTTGACGCCGTTGTTCCGTCAGAGCTTCCCGGAGGCACGGCCGCAAGCACGGTTTCGACCGGCCTTGCCAGCGGGCTTGCGGCAATCGGCGGCTTCGTCGTCCTTGGCTTCGTCGGCCTTTACGCGGCCCTGGACCCGCAGCTTTATCGCAACGGCCTTGTCAGCCTGCTTTCCCCCGAAATCCGCCCCCGCGCAAATCAGGTGCTGGACGAATTGGCGCAAACGCTGCGGGGCTGGATTCTGGCGCGGCTGTTTTCGATGGCCGTGGTCGGGGTTCTGACCACGCTTGGCCTGTGGGCGGCGGGCATTCCGCTTGCCCCGGCGCTTGGTTTCATCTCGGCGCTTCTGGGGTTCATTCCCAACCTTGGCCCCGTGCTGGCCGCCGTGCCTGCGATGATGCTGGCGGCGGTGCAGGGCGGCCATTCGGTCGCCATCGTCGCGGGCATCTACATCGCCGTCCAGACGATCGAGACCTATGGCCTGACCCCCATCGTCGAACAAAAACAGGTGTCGCTGCCGCCCGCGCTGGTGCTGGGCGCGCAGCTTTTGATGGGCAGCCTTTATGGCGTCTTCGGCCTTGCCATCGCCTCGCCCCTTGCCGCGATCACGCTTGTGTTGCTGCGCGAGGTCTATGTGGGCGATTATCTGGAAGGCGGGGCTTAG
- the msrB gene encoding peptide-methionine (R)-S-oxide reductase MsrB: MDKVIKSDAEWRAELPELAYKVTRKHATERAFTHDNFPKEAGTFFCVCCGAPLFESRTKFDSGTGWPSFYAPLDPEMVAEQEDRTLWMRRTEVHCNRCEAHLGHVFPDGPAPTGLRYCINGVALKFEPEA, translated from the coding sequence ATGGACAAGGTGATCAAATCGGATGCCGAATGGCGCGCCGAATTGCCGGAACTCGCCTATAAGGTCACGCGCAAGCATGCGACCGAGCGGGCCTTTACCCATGACAACTTCCCCAAGGAGGCAGGGACGTTCTTTTGCGTCTGCTGTGGTGCGCCCCTGTTCGAAAGCCGCACCAAATTCGACAGCGGCACCGGCTGGCCCAGCTTTTACGCCCCACTCGACCCCGAGATGGTGGCCGAGCAGGAAGACCGCACGCTCTGGATGCGCCGCACCGAAGTGCATTGCAACCGCTGCGAGGCGCATCTGGGCCACGTGTTCCCCGACGGCCCTGCCCCGACCGGACTGCGCTATTGCATCAACGGGGTCGCGCTGAAGTTCGAACCCGAAGCCTAG
- a CDS encoding GNAT family N-acetyltransferase translates to MPQTAPPIQSPPIPSSPILSPPILSPLRLGRFVLSECAGERDGPAQSLRALCFRDGRSDRDDLDPACRHFIVTHGADTVAAFRVLLLPDMAGIEASYSARFYDLSRLAGLTGPAMELGRFCLHPDWHDPDILRLAWAGLTRLVDAGGVSVLFGCSSFSGTDPTPHLDAFARLARHHLAPEASAPLRKGEVLDYPALTQDHPDDPKAALAALPPLLRTYLAMGGWVSDHAVIDRDLQTLHVFTGVEIARIPPARARLLRALADSVTDTVIDLPAAPD, encoded by the coding sequence GTGCCACAGACCGCGCCCCCGATCCAGTCCCCCCCGATCCCCTCCTCCCCGATCCTTTCGCCCCCGATCCTTTCGCCGCTGCGTCTGGGCCGGTTCGTCCTGTCGGAATGTGCCGGTGAACGCGACGGCCCTGCACAATCGCTTCGCGCGCTGTGTTTTCGCGACGGCAGAAGCGACCGCGACGATCTCGACCCCGCCTGCCGGCATTTCATCGTGACCCATGGCGCGGATACGGTCGCGGCCTTCCGCGTCCTTCTCTTGCCCGACATGGCAGGGATCGAGGCCAGCTATTCCGCCCGCTTCTACGACCTGTCGCGCCTTGCCGGGCTGACCGGCCCCGCGATGGAGCTTGGCCGCTTCTGCCTGCATCCCGACTGGCATGACCCCGACATCCTGCGCCTTGCATGGGCGGGGCTGACGCGGCTTGTCGATGCGGGCGGTGTCTCGGTCCTGTTCGGCTGTTCGTCGTTTTCCGGCACCGACCCGACACCGCATCTGGATGCCTTCGCCCGCCTTGCCCGCCACCACCTTGCCCCAGAGGCCAGCGCCCCCCTTCGCAAAGGCGAGGTGCTTGATTACCCCGCTCTGACGCAAGATCACCCCGACGATCCCAAGGCCGCGCTTGCCGCCCTGCCACCGCTTCTGCGGACCTATCTGGCCATGGGTGGATGGGTCAGCGACCATGCGGTGATAGACCGCGACCTGCAAACCCTGCATGTCTTTACCGGCGTCGAGATCGCCCGCATCCCGCCCGCCCGCGCCCGCCTGCTGCGCGCCCTTGCCGACAGCGTCACCGACACTGTGATTGACCTTCCCGCCGCGCCAGACTAA
- a CDS encoding ABC-F family ATP-binding cassette domain-containing protein encodes MARAPLLQLSGITLTFGGNPVFDNLDLVVQPGDRVALVGRNGSGKSTLMKVMAGLVEPDQGVRVVPPGVTVGYMEQDPDLSGFETLGDYAASQLPDGEAYRVPMVAEGLKFTPETPVATASGGERRRAALAKLLAEAPELMLLDEPTNHLDIQAIEWLEAELKGTRTAFVLISHDRAFLRALTRATLWIDRGEVRRRESGFDGFEEWRETVWAEEDDARHKLERKIKAEAKWAVEGISARRKRNQGRVRALAVLREERGSMIRRQGTAAMEFESGTTSGKRVIEAKGLFKTFGEKTIVQGFDLRVLRGDRVAFVGPNGVGKTTLLKMLVGEVAPDQGTVTLGTNLEIAVFDQSRAQLDPEATLWDNLTGDPTMRVSGASDQVMVRGVPKHVVAYLKDFLFDERQARAPVRSLSGGEKARLLLAKLMARPSNLLILDEPTNDLDVETLDLLQDILGDYDGTVLLVSHDRDFIDRVATATVALEGNGHATVYPGGWSDYAQQRPTAMAEAREGLKTSPQAKPAEKPAAPKADALTFTERKRLDELPALIERTEAEIAKLNDYLSAPDLFTKEPAKFRKATEALAERQTALAAAEAEWLNLAERA; translated from the coding sequence ATGGCACGCGCACCCCTTCTCCAGCTTTCCGGCATCACGCTGACCTTCGGCGGCAATCCGGTGTTCGACAACCTCGACCTTGTGGTCCAGCCCGGCGACCGAGTCGCCTTGGTCGGGCGTAACGGGTCGGGCAAATCCACCCTGATGAAGGTGATGGCGGGTCTTGTCGAACCTGACCAAGGCGTGCGCGTCGTGCCACCCGGCGTGACCGTTGGCTATATGGAGCAAGACCCGGATCTGTCGGGCTTTGAAACCTTGGGCGATTACGCCGCCAGCCAGTTGCCGGACGGCGAGGCGTACCGCGTCCCTATGGTGGCCGAGGGGCTGAAATTCACCCCCGAAACGCCCGTCGCCACCGCATCGGGCGGCGAACGCCGCCGCGCGGCGCTTGCCAAACTGCTGGCCGAAGCGCCCGAGTTGATGCTGCTGGACGAACCGACCAACCACCTCGACATTCAGGCCATCGAATGGCTGGAAGCCGAGTTGAAGGGCACGCGCACCGCATTTGTCCTGATATCGCACGACCGCGCCTTCCTGCGCGCGCTCACCCGCGCCACGCTCTGGATCGACCGCGGCGAAGTGCGGCGGCGCGAATCGGGCTTCGACGGGTTCGAGGAATGGCGCGAAACCGTCTGGGCCGAAGAAGACGACGCCCGCCACAAGCTGGAGCGCAAGATCAAGGCCGAGGCGAAATGGGCCGTCGAAGGCATCTCTGCCCGCCGCAAGCGAAATCAGGGCCGCGTGCGGGCGCTGGCCGTGCTGCGTGAAGAACGCGGCTCGATGATCCGCCGCCAAGGCACGGCTGCAATGGAGTTCGAATCGGGCACCACGTCGGGCAAGCGCGTGATCGAGGCCAAGGGCCTGTTCAAGACATTCGGTGAAAAGACCATCGTGCAGGGCTTTGATCTGCGCGTGCTGCGCGGCGACCGCGTGGCCTTTGTCGGTCCGAACGGCGTGGGCAAGACCACACTGCTAAAAATGCTGGTGGGCGAGGTCGCACCCGACCAAGGCACCGTGACGCTTGGCACCAACCTTGAAATCGCGGTTTTCGACCAGAGCCGCGCGCAGCTCGACCCCGAGGCGACGCTTTGGGACAACCTGACCGGCGATCCGACGATGCGGGTTTCGGGCGCTTCGGATCAGGTGATGGTGCGCGGCGTGCCCAAGCATGTCGTGGCTTACCTGAAAGATTTCCTGTTCGACGAACGGCAAGCCCGCGCGCCGGTGCGGTCGCTTTCCGGCGGTGAAAAGGCGCGGCTTTTGCTGGCCAAGCTGATGGCGCGGCCGTCGAACCTGCTGATCCTCGACGAACCGACCAACGATCTCGACGTCGAAACGCTCGACCTTTTGCAAGACATCCTTGGCGATTACGATGGCACCGTGCTTCTGGTCAGCCACGACCGCGATTTCATCGACCGCGTGGCGACTGCCACGGTAGCACTCGAAGGCAACGGCCATGCCACTGTCTATCCGGGTGGCTGGTCGGACTATGCCCAGCAACGCCCTACCGCGATGGCCGAAGCCCGCGAAGGGCTGAAAACGTCGCCCCAAGCCAAGCCCGCCGAAAAGCCTGCCGCCCCGAAGGCAGATGCGCTGACCTTTACCGAACGCAAGCGGCTTGACGAATTGCCCGCCCTGATCGAACGCACCGAGGCCGAGATCGCAAAGCTGAACGATTACCTTTCAGCCCCCGATCTGTTCACCAAGGAACCCGCAAAGTTTCGCAAAGCGACAGAGGCGCTGGCCGAACGCCAGACCGCACTCGCCGCCGCCGAAGCCGAATGGTTGAACCTTGCCGAACGTGCATAG
- a CDS encoding outer membrane protein — MMKLAILSVAVLGAAPAFAGGPVIVADEAVVATPAPMMQPAQGGEWGGFYGGAQLGYGSVNGDSVIDNTLDLGGDGLLGGVHAGYRMDFGTFVAGAELAYDLTDISTDDPIGNANFDNMASLKLMGGIDLGQWLAYGTVGMTRVGADFGGTLSGDETLDGRFAGLGAEYALSDSLSVGGEVLQHNFDNDGADFDMTTVQARVNFRF, encoded by the coding sequence ATGATGAAACTCGCAATCCTTTCGGTGGCCGTTCTTGGCGCCGCACCCGCCTTTGCCGGTGGTCCGGTGATCGTTGCCGATGAAGCTGTCGTGGCGACCCCTGCACCGATGATGCAGCCCGCACAGGGTGGCGAATGGGGCGGCTTTTACGGCGGTGCCCAGCTTGGCTACGGCAGCGTCAATGGCGACAGCGTCATCGACAACACGCTCGACCTTGGCGGTGACGGTCTGCTTGGCGGTGTCCACGCCGGTTACCGCATGGACTTTGGCACCTTTGTTGCCGGTGCGGAACTGGCCTATGACCTGACCGACATCAGCACCGATGACCCGATCGGCAATGCCAATTTCGACAACATGGCAAGCCTGAAACTGATGGGCGGCATCGACCTCGGCCAGTGGCTGGCTTACGGCACCGTTGGCATGACGCGCGTCGGGGCCGATTTCGGCGGCACCCTGTCGGGCGATGAAACGCTCGACGGCCGCTTCGCCGGTCTGGGCGCGGAATACGCGCTGTCCGACAGCCTGAGCGTAGGTGGCGAAGTGCTCCAGCACAACTTCGACAACGACGGTGCGGACTTCGACATGACCACGGTTCAGGCGCGGGTCAACTTTCGCTTCTGA
- a CDS encoding pyridoxal phosphate-dependent decarboxylase family protein — MNHDDLRDWSKRAADWAHGYHAGLRDRPVRAALVPGAIAAQLPPTPPEQPEPMETIFADFERIIPDGMTHWQHPRFFAYFPANASPASMLAEQLANAIAAQGMLWQTSPAATEVEQVMVRWLAQGLGLPETFTGTIHDSATTATLSAVLTLREAALGWAGLQAGLSGQPRLRIYASAETHSSVDKAVRIAGIGQENLVKVPTDGRLSMKPGALAGAIAADRAAGFLPAGVVLCAGGTSVGAFDRIADCIAVARANDLPVHVDAAWAGSAMICPEFRALWLGIEGADSIVFNPHKWLGAQFDCAVQFLADPAPQIRTLGLRPTYLETAGREEITNFNEWTVPLGRRFRALKLWFTLRAYGMDGLRGRIRNHVAWALDARDALAAINGVEIVTEPSLSLFTFALETDAATEALLARINDDGRIYLTQTRHQGRYVIRVQVGQFDCTRDDVMMIPQVVAELM; from the coding sequence ATGAACCACGATGATCTGCGCGACTGGTCGAAGCGGGCGGCGGATTGGGCGCATGGGTACCATGCGGGCCTGCGCGACCGGCCGGTGCGTGCGGCACTGGTGCCCGGTGCGATTGCAGCGCAGCTTCCCCCTACCCCGCCGGAACAGCCCGAGCCGATGGAGACGATCTTCGCCGATTTCGAGCGGATCATCCCCGACGGCATGACCCATTGGCAGCATCCGCGCTTCTTTGCCTATTTCCCTGCCAATGCCTCGCCCGCCTCGATGCTGGCCGAGCAACTGGCCAATGCCATCGCGGCACAGGGGATGCTGTGGCAAACCTCTCCGGCGGCGACCGAGGTGGAACAGGTGATGGTGCGCTGGCTGGCGCAGGGCCTGGGCCTGCCCGAGACGTTTACCGGCACGATCCATGACAGCGCGACAACGGCAACGCTTTCGGCGGTGCTGACACTGCGCGAGGCGGCTTTGGGCTGGGCTGGCCTGCAAGCGGGCCTGTCGGGCCAGCCGCGCCTGCGGATCTATGCCAGCGCCGAGACCCATTCGAGCGTGGACAAGGCGGTGCGGATCGCAGGGATCGGGCAGGAAAACCTTGTGAAGGTGCCGACCGACGGGCGCTTGTCGATGAAACCCGGTGCCTTGGCGGGGGCGATTGCGGCGGACCGTGCGGCGGGGTTCCTGCCTGCCGGTGTGGTGCTTTGTGCAGGCGGAACATCGGTGGGCGCATTCGACCGGATCGCCGATTGCATCGCGGTGGCGCGGGCCAATGACCTGCCGGTGCATGTCGATGCGGCTTGGGCGGGGTCGGCGATGATCTGCCCCGAGTTTCGCGCGCTTTGGCTAGGGATCGAGGGCGCGGATTCCATCGTGTTCAACCCGCATAAATGGCTGGGCGCGCAGTTCGATTGCGCGGTGCAGTTTCTGGCCGACCCCGCGCCGCAGATCCGGACGCTGGGCTTGCGGCCCACCTATCTGGAAACGGCGGGGCGCGAGGAGATCACCAATTTCAACGAATGGACCGTGCCGCTTGGTCGGCGGTTCCGGGCCCTGAAACTTTGGTTCACGCTGCGGGCTTACGGGATGGACGGCTTGCGCGGGCGTATCCGCAACCATGTGGCTTGGGCGCTTGACGCGCGCGATGCGCTGGCGGCGATAAACGGGGTCGAGATTGTCACCGAACCGTCGCTGTCGCTGTTCACCTTTGCGCTGGAAACCGATGCCGCGACCGAGGCGTTGCTGGCGCGGATCAACGATGACGGGCGGATTTACCTGACCCAGACGCGGCATCAGGGGCGCTACGTCATCCGTGTTCAGGTCGGGCAGTTCGATTGCACGCGCGACGATGTGATGATGATTCCGCAGGTGGTGGCTGAATTGATGTGA